A genome region from Panicum virgatum strain AP13 chromosome 4K, P.virgatum_v5, whole genome shotgun sequence includes the following:
- the LOC120704174 gene encoding uncharacterized protein LOC120704174 isoform X4 produces MAPASASPRTTRELMDALTAHLSLYHAAANPSPASSSSSPRAAILRWLASLSPAARAAAASSLLGPAAAAALLSMLRRLRLRGHSSFFVLHSSSPSTSSSARGAEEPTVLSRLSRGLLARAAAGSRAHALLFANVLLFPSSPASSRRPDAITVAEAFLADLDGFVAAMDEISGGRFLCSGQGEVDLTALACQDFPELPWLNAKGYYVIEEFVANRLEIALRMSWAAAGGGGVGGRKAARVGKGVKENAGLAANAFWREKGYVDWWMRLEPRMRARIMGAFFGKGAVALANEMVEGSDIAWYNFSFCLGESGSFVADKSCECTRQSFFRKNRDCSIDIANILSCSKKPIFAKELKRLKLVEEIVCLKNNITCCGGDAIFFTSLSLAPTAAGDILMKLRGLLMVVSTESINLELIGDGASKKKDVEKISGGSRKGKKKSNSSKKLTAAAKPSKTFFQDNGCSSSESRNCRPLPNQCPASAGGTADGPPSEETPCNEIISTMKEQTVGLDDCKNQCNRKKNKRKGKTKLSNLTRPESPRSTKLKTVVPHIATDATHKPGEEVDVSPHHPSYVHPSKSEISEAVSCSDSSILSNGTNVIASRKATKLENPPKVSSSVTTEHFQSANEYDAFNMDEQASSYISQSESMAQKSSCLPPGINNVSSNNLHGSSVGSLVRSAQEKTGCDEKHVEHKSVATKDKLLPSVIPASMLQSAISDNGAVMKNSGGEYYVYNRNLLGGTSYEWPSVTPPHFVSPEMQQRPAAADRLHLDGYKWPTQFNQPFLSANHQMQSSAWSGFPAQLMQRGGICSDSDIGDDTESYWFSEEESDSLAHSGRDINQYFGGGVMYWSPAEHGGTGFSRPPSLSSDDSAWAWHEADVIRVVDDVANGIPSTYANGVSSPPSTPSCSQNESFDPAAHSITGNDINNEALTSPSSMQESPEDKSTSVAKSVSCGSEVVKGDTLPYSMLRPIVVPISRRSSRSDIKAGNDHRSPCVPSTRRDIPLPRRPPSPVVLSVPRVPRPPPPSPAGESRKRGFPIVRSGSSSPRHWGMRGLFSEDKIFHRAQFCLDGPEVVWPSWGNKGTSSATLVQSIEDTVLQDHLVKISQLSRDQHPDVALPVQPPDMLNGSSHKASLSLMHNALHEEIDQFCKQVAAGNLVRRPYINWAVKRVTRCLQVLWPRSRTNLFGSNATGLALPTSDVDLVVSLPPVRNLEPIKEAGILEGRNGIKETCLQHAARCLTNQDWVRSDSLKTVENTAIPVIMLVADVPCDTNTFNEYSSVLDSSQEYSVNVLGEQGSPPRSETSSSEGSNMLVSSKLNKDDCDTVQSIRFDISFKSPSHTGLQTTELIRELTQQFPAVVPLALILKKFLADRSLDHPYSGGLSSYCLVLLIVRFLQHEHHLGRPINQNLGSLLMDFLYFFGNIFDPRHMRISIQGSGIYLNRERGHSIDPIHIDDPLCPANNVGRNCFRIHQCIKAFADAFAVLENELLQFSSECSMAASSFTILKKIIPSIDSDEL; encoded by the exons ATGgcgcccgcctccgcctcgccgcgcacCACGCGGGAGCTCATGGACGCCCTCACCGCGCACCTCTCCCTCTACCACGCCGCCGCGAACCCTagccccgcctcctcctcctcgtcgccgcgcgccgcgatCCTCCGGTGGCTCGCGTCCCTctcccccgccgcgcgcgccgcggccgcctcctccctcctcggccccgccgcggccgccgctctgctctccatgctccgccgcctccgcctccggggACACTCCTCCTTCTTCGTCCTCCACTCCTCGTCCCCATCCACGTCCTCCTCCGCGCGGGGGGCCGAGGAGCCCACCGTCCTGTCGCGGCTCTCGCGCGgcctcctcgcccgcgccgcggcgggctCCCGGGCGCACGCGCTCCTCTTCGCCAACGTCCTACTcttcccctcctcccccgcgTCTTCGCGGCGCCCCGACGCGATCACCGTCGCGGAGGCATTCCTCGCCGACCTCGACGGCTTTGTCGCAGCCATGGACGAGATCTCCGGCGGGAGGTTCCTATGCTCCGGGCAAGGGGAGGTGGACCTGACCGCGCTCGCGTGCCAGGATTTCCCGGAGCTGCCCTGGCTGAATGCGAAGGGGTACTACGTGATCGAGGAGTTTGTGGCCAACAGGTTGGAGATCGCGCTGCGGATGTCttgggcggcggcagggggagGTGGAGTTGGAGGCAGGAAGGCGGCGAGAGTTGGGAAGGGTGTGAAGGAGAACGCTGGGCTCGCTGCTAACGCGTTCTGGAGGGAGAAGGGATATGTCGATTGGTGGATGAGGCTGGAGCCTCGGATGAGAGCAAGGATCATGGGGGCATTCTTTGGAAAAGGTGCAGTGGCCCTG GCTAATGAGATGGTTGAAGGATCAGATATTGCTTGGTATAATTTCTCCTTCTGCTTAGGTGAATCAGGATCATTTGTGGCAGATAAATCTTGTGAATGTACACGACAGTCTTTCTTCAGAAAGAATCGGGATTGTTCCATTGACATTGCAAACATTCTGTCTTGTAGCAAGAAGCCTATATTTGCTAAAGAGTTGAAAAGACTGAAACTTGTTGAGGAGATAGTGTGTTTGAAGAACAACATTACTTGCTGTGGTGGTGATGCAATCTTTTTCACTTCATTATCTTTGGCTCCTACTGCTGCTGGTGATATACTTATGAAATTACGAGGGCTCCTTATGGTGGTGTCAACAGAAAGCATAAATCTTGAACTTATTGGGGATGGAGCTTCAAAAAAGAAGGATGTTGAGAAGATCAGTGGTGGTTCTCGAAAAGGAAAGAAGAAGTCTAACAGCTCAAAAAAGCTAACTGCAGCTGCTAAACCATCCAAG ACCTTTTTCCAGGATAACGGATGCAGTAGTTCAGAAAGTCGCAATTGTAGGCCTTTACCCAACCAGTGCCCTGCATCTGCTGGAGGCACTGCTGATGGACCTCCATCTGAAGAAACTCCTTGCAATGAAATTATATCCACGATGAAG GAGCAAACTGTCGGGTTGGATGACTGCAAGAATCAATGTAACAGGAAGAAGAACAAGCGTAAAGGGAAAACAAAACTATCAAATCTGACGAGACCTGAGAGCCCAAGATCTACCAAATTGAAAACAGTAGTTCCCCATATTGCTACAGATGCCACACATAAACCTGGTGAAGAAGTCGATGTCTCACCTCATCACCCATCTTATGTCCATCCTTCCAAGAGTGAGATCTCTGAAGCAGTTAGCTGTTCTGACTCTTCCATTTTATCTAATGGAACAAACGTAATAGCCAGCAGAAAGGCCACAAAACTTGAAAACCCTCCTAAAGTTAGCTCATCAGTTACCACAGAACATTTTCAGAGTGCCAATGAATATGATGCCTTCAATATGGATGAACAAGCCTCATCGTATATCAGTCAAAGTGAATCGATGGCTCAGAAATCATCATGTTTACCTCCAGGAATTAACAACGTCTCTTCCAATAATCTACATGGAAGCTCTGTTGGCTCCTTGGTAAGATCTGCGCAGGAAAAAACTGGCTGTGATGAGAAACATGTGGAACATAAATCTGTAGCAACAAAGGACAAACTTTTACCTTCTGTTATTCCTGCCAGCATGCTTCAAAGTGCTATAAGTGACAATGGTGCAGTAATGAAAAATAGTGGTGGTGAATATTATGTATACAACAGGAACCTACTGGGAGGAACATCATATGAATGGCCCAGTGTAACACCACCTCATTTTGTATCTCCTGAAATGCAACAGCGTCCAGCTGCAGCAGACAGGTTGCATCTTGATGGTTACAAATGGCCAACTCAATTCAACCAACCCTTTCTTTCTGCTAACCATCAG ATGCAATCTTCTGCTTGGTCAGGGTTCCCTGCTCAACTAATGCAAAGAGGAGGTATTTGCAGTGACAGTGACATTGGGGATGATACTGAAAGCTACTGGTTTTCTGAAGAAGAATCAGATAGCCTTGCACATTCCGGAAGAGACATTAACCAGTACTTTGGCGGAGGTGTGATGTATTGGAGTCCTGCAGAACATGGAGGAACCGGCTTTTCTAGGCCACCATCTCTTAGTTCAGATGATAGCGCTTGGGCTTGGCATGAGGCTGATGTTATACGAGTCGTTGATGATGTGGCTAATGGGATTCCATCTACATACGCAAATGGTGTATCATCACCACCCTCCACTCCGTCCTGTTCTCAAAATGAATCTTTTGATCCTGCTGCTCACTCAATAACAGGGAATGACATCAATAATGAAGCTCTGACCTCCCCATCTTCTATGCAAGAGAGTCCTGAAGATAAATCAACTTCAGTTGCAAAGAGTGTGTCTTGTGGCAGTGAAGTAGTTAAGGGAGATACATTGCCATATTCTATGCTGCGGCCGATAGTTGTTCCTATATCACGAAGGTCATCAAGATCTGACATTAAGGCAGGTAATGATCACAGGAGCCCATGTGTACCATCAACAAGGAGGGACATACCTCTTCCAAGAAGACCTCCATCACCAGTAGTACTTAGTGTTCCTCGCGTGCCTCGgccaccacctccttcacctGCTGGAGAGTCAAGAAAAAGAGGATTCCCGATTGTTAGATCTGGCAGCTCAAGTCCTCGTCATTGGGGGATGAGAGGTTTATTTTCTGAAGACAAAATATTTCATAGGGCTCAGTTTTGCTTGGATGGTCCTGAAGTTGTATGGCCTTCATGGGGAAACAAGGGAACTTCTTCTGCTACATTGGTGCAATCAATTGAGGATACTGTTTTGCAGGACCACCTTGTTAAGATTTCGCAGCTATCTCGTGATCAACAT cCAGATGTGGCATTGCCTGTACAGCCACCAGATATGCTAAATGGCTCATCTCACAAGGCATCCCTCTCTTTGATGCACAATGCTCTACATGAAGAAATAGATCAGTTCTGTAAGCAG GTTGCTGCTGGTAATCTGGTGAGGAGACCCTATATAAACTGGGCTGTCAAAAGAGTCACACGGTGCTTGCAGGTTCTGTGGCCTCGCTCCCGTACAAATCTATTTGGCTCAAATGCCACTGGTTTGGCTCTTCCAACTAGTGACGTTGATCTTGTAGTTTCTCTTCCCCCTGTCCGAAACCTG GAACCTATTAAAGAAGCTGGAATTTTGGAAGGCCGGAATGGCATCAAGGAAACATGTCTACAG CATGCAGCAAGGTGTCTTACAAACCAAGACTGGGTTAGGAGTGATTCCCTTAAAACAGTCGAGAATACAGCT ATACCTGTGATCATGCTTGTAGCAGATGTACCTTGTGACACAAATACGTTCAATGAGTATTCTTCAGTACTTGATAGCTCACAAGAATATTCTGTTAATGTGCTTGGCGAACAAGGGAGTCCTCCTCGGTCTGAGACCTCTAGTTCAGAAGGCAGCAACATGCTGGTGTCCTCAAAATTGAATAAGGATGATTGTGATACTGTGCAGTCAATTCGTTTTGATATAAGTTTCAAATCGCCATCCCACACAGGACTGCAGACTACTGAGTTG ATACGCGAGTTGACACAGCAATTTCCTGCAGTTGTACCTCTTGCATTGATTCTCAAGAAGTTTTTGGCTGACCGGAGTTTGGACCACCCCTATTCAGGTGGTCTAAGCTCTTACTGTTTG GTGCTATTAATTGTTCGTTTTCTCCAGCATGAGCATCACCTTGGTCGGCCTATCAACCAA AATCTGGGTAGCCTTTTGATGGATTTCTTGTACTTTTTTGG GAACATATTTGATCCACGCCATATGCGTATTTCCATCCAAGGAAGTGGAATTTATTTGAATCGAGAAAGAGGGCACAG CATTGATCCAATTCACATTGATGATCCACTTTGCCCTGCTAACAATGTGGGCAGGAATTGTTTCCGCATTCACCAATGTATTAAG GCTTTTGCAGATGCTTTTGCTGTCCTAGAGAACGAGCTACTGCAGTTCAGTTCAGAATGTAGCATGGCCGCATCATCATTCACTATACTAAAGAAAATAATCCCAAGTATTGATTCTGACGAGTTGTAG
- the LOC120704174 gene encoding uncharacterized protein LOC120704174 isoform X9: MVEGSDIACKKPIFAKELKRLKLVEEIVCLKNNITCCGGDAIFFTSLSLAPTAAGDILMKLRGLLMVVSTESINLELIGDGASKKKDVEKISGGSRKGKKKSNSSKKLTAAAKPSKTFFQDNGCSSSESRNCRPLPNQCPASAGGTADGPPSEETPCNEIISTMKEQTVGLDDCKNQCNRKKNKRKGKTKLSNLTRPESPRSTKLKTVVPHIATDATHKPGEEVDVSPHHPSYVHPSKSEISEAVSCSDSSILSNGTNVIASRKATKLENPPKVSSSVTTEHFQSANEYDAFNMDEQASSYISQSESMAQKSSCLPPGINNVSSNNLHGSSVGSLVRSAQEKTGCDEKHVEHKSVATKDKLLPSVIPASMLQSAISDNGAVMKNSGGEYYVYNRNLLGGTSYEWPSVTPPHFVSPEMQQRPAAADRLHLDGYKWPTQFNQPFLSANHQVRNPPIDAGCNQMLPSLAVPLSFDLPPVFRGYGKNAAVSYDPLYTPQMQSSAWSGFPAQLMQRGGICSDSDIGDDTESYWFSEEESDSLAHSGRDINQYFGGGVMYWSPAEHGGTGFSRPPSLSSDDSAWAWHEADVIRVVDDVANGIPSTYANGVSSPPSTPSCSQNESFDPAAHSITGNDINNEALTSPSSMQESPEDKSTSVAKSVSCGSEVVKGDTLPYSMLRPIVVPISRRSSRSDIKAGNDHRSPCVPSTRRDIPLPRRPPSPVVLSVPRVPRPPPPSPAGESRKRGFPIVRSGSSSPRHWGMRGLFSEDKIFHRAQFCLDGPEVVWPSWGNKGTSSATLVQSIEDTVLQDHLVKISQLSRDQHPDVALPVQPPDMLNGSSHKASLSLMHNALHEEIDQFCKQVAAGNLVRRPYINWAVKRVTRCLQVLWPRSRTNLFGSNATGLALPTSDVDLVVSLPPVRNLEPIKEAGILEGRNGIKETCLQHAARCLTNQDWVRSDSLKTVENTAIPVIMLVADVPCDTNTFNEYSSVLDSSQEYSVNVLGEQGSPPRSETSSSEGSNMLVSSKLNKDDCDTVQSIRFDISFKSPSHTGLQTTELIRELTQQFPAVVPLALILKKFLADRSLDHPYSGGLSSYCLVLLIVRFLQHEHHLGRPINQNLGSLLMDFLYFFGNIFDPRHMRISIQGSGIYLNRERGHSIDPIHIDDPLCPANNVGRNCFRIHQCIKAFADAFAVLENELLQFSSECSMAASSFTILKKIIPSIDSDEL; encoded by the exons ATGGTTGAAGGATCAGATATTGCTTG CAAGAAGCCTATATTTGCTAAAGAGTTGAAAAGACTGAAACTTGTTGAGGAGATAGTGTGTTTGAAGAACAACATTACTTGCTGTGGTGGTGATGCAATCTTTTTCACTTCATTATCTTTGGCTCCTACTGCTGCTGGTGATATACTTATGAAATTACGAGGGCTCCTTATGGTGGTGTCAACAGAAAGCATAAATCTTGAACTTATTGGGGATGGAGCTTCAAAAAAGAAGGATGTTGAGAAGATCAGTGGTGGTTCTCGAAAAGGAAAGAAGAAGTCTAACAGCTCAAAAAAGCTAACTGCAGCTGCTAAACCATCCAAG ACCTTTTTCCAGGATAACGGATGCAGTAGTTCAGAAAGTCGCAATTGTAGGCCTTTACCCAACCAGTGCCCTGCATCTGCTGGAGGCACTGCTGATGGACCTCCATCTGAAGAAACTCCTTGCAATGAAATTATATCCACGATGAAG GAGCAAACTGTCGGGTTGGATGACTGCAAGAATCAATGTAACAGGAAGAAGAACAAGCGTAAAGGGAAAACAAAACTATCAAATCTGACGAGACCTGAGAGCCCAAGATCTACCAAATTGAAAACAGTAGTTCCCCATATTGCTACAGATGCCACACATAAACCTGGTGAAGAAGTCGATGTCTCACCTCATCACCCATCTTATGTCCATCCTTCCAAGAGTGAGATCTCTGAAGCAGTTAGCTGTTCTGACTCTTCCATTTTATCTAATGGAACAAACGTAATAGCCAGCAGAAAGGCCACAAAACTTGAAAACCCTCCTAAAGTTAGCTCATCAGTTACCACAGAACATTTTCAGAGTGCCAATGAATATGATGCCTTCAATATGGATGAACAAGCCTCATCGTATATCAGTCAAAGTGAATCGATGGCTCAGAAATCATCATGTTTACCTCCAGGAATTAACAACGTCTCTTCCAATAATCTACATGGAAGCTCTGTTGGCTCCTTGGTAAGATCTGCGCAGGAAAAAACTGGCTGTGATGAGAAACATGTGGAACATAAATCTGTAGCAACAAAGGACAAACTTTTACCTTCTGTTATTCCTGCCAGCATGCTTCAAAGTGCTATAAGTGACAATGGTGCAGTAATGAAAAATAGTGGTGGTGAATATTATGTATACAACAGGAACCTACTGGGAGGAACATCATATGAATGGCCCAGTGTAACACCACCTCATTTTGTATCTCCTGAAATGCAACAGCGTCCAGCTGCAGCAGACAGGTTGCATCTTGATGGTTACAAATGGCCAACTCAATTCAACCAACCCTTTCTTTCTGCTAACCATCAGGTGAGGAATCCACCAATCGATGCTGGATGCAATCAAATGTTACCTTCTCTAGCGGTGCCACTAAGTTTTGATTTGCCTCCTGTTTTTAGAGGTTATGGTAAAAATGCGGCTGTAAGTTATGATCCATTGTATACTCCACAGATGCAATCTTCTGCTTGGTCAGGGTTCCCTGCTCAACTAATGCAAAGAGGAGGTATTTGCAGTGACAGTGACATTGGGGATGATACTGAAAGCTACTGGTTTTCTGAAGAAGAATCAGATAGCCTTGCACATTCCGGAAGAGACATTAACCAGTACTTTGGCGGAGGTGTGATGTATTGGAGTCCTGCAGAACATGGAGGAACCGGCTTTTCTAGGCCACCATCTCTTAGTTCAGATGATAGCGCTTGGGCTTGGCATGAGGCTGATGTTATACGAGTCGTTGATGATGTGGCTAATGGGATTCCATCTACATACGCAAATGGTGTATCATCACCACCCTCCACTCCGTCCTGTTCTCAAAATGAATCTTTTGATCCTGCTGCTCACTCAATAACAGGGAATGACATCAATAATGAAGCTCTGACCTCCCCATCTTCTATGCAAGAGAGTCCTGAAGATAAATCAACTTCAGTTGCAAAGAGTGTGTCTTGTGGCAGTGAAGTAGTTAAGGGAGATACATTGCCATATTCTATGCTGCGGCCGATAGTTGTTCCTATATCACGAAGGTCATCAAGATCTGACATTAAGGCAGGTAATGATCACAGGAGCCCATGTGTACCATCAACAAGGAGGGACATACCTCTTCCAAGAAGACCTCCATCACCAGTAGTACTTAGTGTTCCTCGCGTGCCTCGgccaccacctccttcacctGCTGGAGAGTCAAGAAAAAGAGGATTCCCGATTGTTAGATCTGGCAGCTCAAGTCCTCGTCATTGGGGGATGAGAGGTTTATTTTCTGAAGACAAAATATTTCATAGGGCTCAGTTTTGCTTGGATGGTCCTGAAGTTGTATGGCCTTCATGGGGAAACAAGGGAACTTCTTCTGCTACATTGGTGCAATCAATTGAGGATACTGTTTTGCAGGACCACCTTGTTAAGATTTCGCAGCTATCTCGTGATCAACAT cCAGATGTGGCATTGCCTGTACAGCCACCAGATATGCTAAATGGCTCATCTCACAAGGCATCCCTCTCTTTGATGCACAATGCTCTACATGAAGAAATAGATCAGTTCTGTAAGCAG GTTGCTGCTGGTAATCTGGTGAGGAGACCCTATATAAACTGGGCTGTCAAAAGAGTCACACGGTGCTTGCAGGTTCTGTGGCCTCGCTCCCGTACAAATCTATTTGGCTCAAATGCCACTGGTTTGGCTCTTCCAACTAGTGACGTTGATCTTGTAGTTTCTCTTCCCCCTGTCCGAAACCTG GAACCTATTAAAGAAGCTGGAATTTTGGAAGGCCGGAATGGCATCAAGGAAACATGTCTACAG CATGCAGCAAGGTGTCTTACAAACCAAGACTGGGTTAGGAGTGATTCCCTTAAAACAGTCGAGAATACAGCT ATACCTGTGATCATGCTTGTAGCAGATGTACCTTGTGACACAAATACGTTCAATGAGTATTCTTCAGTACTTGATAGCTCACAAGAATATTCTGTTAATGTGCTTGGCGAACAAGGGAGTCCTCCTCGGTCTGAGACCTCTAGTTCAGAAGGCAGCAACATGCTGGTGTCCTCAAAATTGAATAAGGATGATTGTGATACTGTGCAGTCAATTCGTTTTGATATAAGTTTCAAATCGCCATCCCACACAGGACTGCAGACTACTGAGTTG ATACGCGAGTTGACACAGCAATTTCCTGCAGTTGTACCTCTTGCATTGATTCTCAAGAAGTTTTTGGCTGACCGGAGTTTGGACCACCCCTATTCAGGTGGTCTAAGCTCTTACTGTTTG GTGCTATTAATTGTTCGTTTTCTCCAGCATGAGCATCACCTTGGTCGGCCTATCAACCAA AATCTGGGTAGCCTTTTGATGGATTTCTTGTACTTTTTTGG GAACATATTTGATCCACGCCATATGCGTATTTCCATCCAAGGAAGTGGAATTTATTTGAATCGAGAAAGAGGGCACAG CATTGATCCAATTCACATTGATGATCCACTTTGCCCTGCTAACAATGTGGGCAGGAATTGTTTCCGCATTCACCAATGTATTAAG GCTTTTGCAGATGCTTTTGCTGTCCTAGAGAACGAGCTACTGCAGTTCAGTTCAGAATGTAGCATGGCCGCATCATCATTCACTATACTAAAGAAAATAATCCCAAGTATTGATTCTGACGAGTTGTAG